The Crassostrea angulata isolate pt1a10 unplaced genomic scaffold, ASM2561291v2 HiC_scaffold_124, whole genome shotgun sequence genomic sequence ctctctattataaaaaaaaaacacctgagTTTCGTATAAGCTTGATATCTTCCGGAAAGTCAGTAAATTGTTATTTAAACATaccgaagaaaactttatttgtatgCTTTGCAGACTGCCTTAGTTATAAACAAAATAGAGTTATAGAACTTAAAATTTATTGTAGTGACTCAGAGTGGCCAGAGGTGTTTCGAGTTTAAAACCAAGAGGAGTCGAATGCCATCAAAGTCAACGACATATCACCACCGCAAATCGGACGGAATACTTTTCGTAACGAAATCGTGTCTAGTTTATTGTCtatattttttatctattttaaaaaaatgctgagagcttttaaatcattttcacaatttggGCAAAGGTTTCCGTGGAAACGACTTTTAATTATCGTGACGATTAATGATAAAGTATTAGattgttaattaaaaatcacCTTCAATTGTATGGcaataaacaatataattagTTCTTGAACACGAATGTTTCTATAGAAGTATACTCAATATACGAATCAAATGAAACATCACACATAGcagttataaaaaaatgaaaatgaaatcttgaTATAATATGTTAGGAAATAGGTCTTCGACAATGCTGTCATCACTAACACTGTTGTCAATCATCTGTGGCAAGTCGCTGGCATTTTCTAAGTAAGCACACTCATTTTAACATCAAACATGATATCAGTGTTGTGTCTTGCATTTAGTTACTAGGTTTCATAGGATGGTGgcaacgcactttaaaaaaattatgcactttgatttttttttcaaagtgcgtttatTGTTGGTccaaatcaacgcactttgaagtattttttcaaagtgcgttaagagtgTAGATggtcccaaatttaacgcactttgaaatttttcaaagtgcgttgtaacataGGATGGAACGATTTGTGCGCAGACTCCAACTACCCGAGCTCCCCATTTACAGTACCAAGCAGTACTGTTCAATTGTGCATAATAAaccatttatctattaaactgggtaagataaaaaaaacaagtatttgTTGTCATTGTCTAAATGATCTTATGAACTTTTTCCCCGGCTGGTGGGAACATTTCTCGAGCTCAACTGCGCAGGACAGTTAAGgcaacattttgcttttaaacagCAGTAAAAGGAGGTCGTTTTGCTTTTGTCTATTCAATTCTGCATAATGAATAGTTCTAAACTATTTTGGGTGTTATTGTAAAGATATGGGTCTCCTTTACTTGACCATGTCTAAATTTGTCGGTCACGTGAATTTTTAGGGTCACGTGGGCGTCTTTTAGACAAAAATCGTCAATGCTAAAATGAGACAAGGGCAAGGCAAAGAAATTTAAGAGTAAGTAATATGgcaacatattcaaaattatccatacatcatagaaatcaatgctcattcagttgtaaagtttactagttatgtaaatttctttaaaaactggCTACTTGTTCCTAAAATAgtgcatttttgtatattttccttaaaattaCAAAGTAAACCTTCATCTACCAACAAATGAGCATCAGTTTTTATAAAGAACTCGTAAAAGGGAAGAAAACCATACCAAGTTTAATAATATCTATAGCCGTCTTGCACTtgaacttttgcatttaatttctcAATCTAGAAGTCCTCtcaaatcaatacacatttcaaacgCACAAGTGATCCCAAAAGGGGAGGTAACTCTTTGAGCGATAACTCTTTTGATATAGGCGCGATGTCATTTTATCACATAAtccgaattaattttaagatatgtttcAACAGTACATTATGTAAATGGTTATTTAAACATAgtgcttctgttttatttttttttaaatgagacaAGATGGTTACGATGAATCGTCCGCATTTCCTCTGTTGTATCatggatgtaaacaaaaaaccgttGTGTATCAGTTCTCTTGGTTAACCGCATTCGCGGAGTTattggtttctttattttttttagtaatgggagaaaaatatataagagcTAATTGTACACAATTATTTGAGGGATTAGATGTCAACAGAGACAAATGAAGCCCCTGATATTAATATACTAACTAAATTGttctcaaaatatatattaaaaaattagatatggagtattttttcattatttatgtgcAGCCTTTGCCCAATGACTGCATATTCTATAGCACTGCTTGGGTCTGTTAATATTATTCTGAGGAGGGGTTTCAAAGGGGTATATAACTTTATTCTGTTTGCCAGGGGCCAGGTACCATGgtgttttactatgtaaattgtgaattaaataaGAATTTGCCACGGGaactatacatgtagatctgccCATGTATGAGGCCTTTTCCCATCCCCCATAAGCAATCAACAGTATTCACCTTtgtattacacatgttacacTTGTAATTAAACACTcattaaaattgacttttatttttattcaacacatgCAGAATGATTAAGATTAAGGAGAGGGGGAGGGTTAGCATATCTATtcattcacaaaataaattctaaatgcTCATTTCTCATTACCGAGAAAGGAAAGAGGGTGTGTAAATCCTGCAACAAGGCGATCAAAAGCCATTTTTGGTTCACAtcaatatattgaatttaaataagtcTGAATTATCCTATGTGAGAGACTCTCTCTCTCCCGCCCATTTACATACCATCCCCTTTCCACTtctcaaacaaaattatatataaggaataaggaatcattctttgagtattatgaggtgataattttggtcggggcgtgatcaaatccaataaagaccgaagggctttatgatagatttgatcacgccccgaccgaaattatcacctcataatattcaaagaatgattccttattacttatatttatataattttaggccatcgtacgattaaatatttaaatataaataaacaaaccccgctggcgcctcgatttggcgtcatttgtattatgagttatatagtacaaaatcgatacgttgtgttatcacagacaaagacactggataatgtaaatatatatagaaacaattatatttggttcatttgttttattaattcaagaaGATAAAGGGactttctgaaagaaaaaaaattgtgacatCATTTTAACCTGACATATGCATGCAAACTcaaaattgcaatttctttttatgatgtcaatgtgtttattgtatgactTCTTAGTTCTTGTCCTCTTCTCTCTTCAAAAACACAGTCTTCCTGTTCCTAAAGTTCAGGTTTTTCTTTCAATCATTTCATCTTGTATATGACACCAGGATAAGGGTGCGGGTAAATGATCACCAATAAGAACATCATTTATGTAAATCTCAAGACAAAGCAGGTACcagctaaaatgaaaattatatatatttcagtaagTTTAACTTGTTATCAAAATGGCTGATAGACTGAAATGGAGGATTTTCTACAATTTGATAGTCAATggaatttatttatcttaataaacatttcattatgtttagaTGTGCATTTAATTTTGCACAAATTAAAATACAGCTTTCCAGTTTGATCGATTTGAAATTATTCGCATCCTCACCCCTGATATGTGCATGATATTAGTTTAATTGCACCCCTTTATTCTACCCGGCCTGACCTTAAAAAtgcacatctctctctctctcctctctctctctctcctctctctctcttctctccctctgtctctctatctctctctcacacacacacaactgatttgattgattattataatattatataatgctGGTGCAGTGAGTGTGAATTAAAACATACCATGTATTGTTGATTTGTTGATGAgcaatattcaaaattgtagatttataaaaaacataggtttatatcaatcattttaaaacattaaatgaaaCCATTCGTActtgaaaatactttttttaattgaattgtcTCATAGAATAATCAGATTGGTcattatttcaatgataaattattgaacttatacatgtatgttatttacttacattttcttccagccttttttttcaaatcagtgtGACGCTTTTCAAATGACTctgcaaataacaaaatataattatgagaaGTCATACAATTTAGTTTACATGCATATGTATAAGGACATGTCAAcagtaatttgaacatttttgtgaAAGGTCTACATATATTATGCATGGATGGGTAAAATGACCAacacttcaaattttatttgaaagctACATATGCACATTCTACACAAACAATACCATATATGACCATGAATGTAGATTCCTCATTTAGAGAAAATCAGATGGAGACATGCAgtcatttgtttattatcatttgggtttttttattaccaATAGTACAGCATCATAAGTATGAACCCAGGTGACAAGATTTCAAACAGTGTTATGGTAGTAATATATTGAGTTCTAAATACAAACTAGTAAttataattaagaattaaactggatgaatgtgtaaaaaatataaatgaactgtCATGGAAGAATTTTGAACACAGTAGAAAGGTGTTATTGATCAGTTGTTCATCAATTTCCAGGAAATGAAATCAGCATCTTTTAGCCTGCACTGTActgattttcagaaaatcaaatcagctgttttcacacagtctttgtattgtttacttacaaattgaaataaaaacaaactgctGTGTAAAGCTAAATATTGTCAGTACAAGTACTATGAACTGATTCGTGTCGATTGGTTAAAATGATCAATAATATAACGGACTGGCaataaagctacatgtacaatgtacattgtataggcctaaatgtaaacaatgcagtctctcctcatgttttgaacgaAACAACACATTAAGTCTATCAGAAATGCATCAACAGtataaaatcacaataaaatagttattaagCTATCTGGTATATTACAAATACACTATATATCTATTCTACATACctgataaatcatcaaaagatCGCCATCATCGGGAATACCAGCTACACGTGTTTACATCGTCTGACGAGCGCTTTTAGGACGTAGATTCACACCCATACGACAGATGCGTTATGGAAATTCTTCGTATATTCTTATTGTtgtaaacttataaaaacacacatgagTGATTCGTAGTTATATTTTGCTTCTGAAGTATTAAATCAGCCATATTTTATGCTTGAACTGCTGTTTTCGCTATATGTTCTATATATGGTAATACAGAGGCGGGGcgtatattatgacgtcataactcaTTATCCCTTCATTAGCATATCAAAACGATGTGTTGCCTTATCTGTCCTGCGTGGCACGACATGTGCTgccatttgtaaataacaaacatctGCACAACACTGATGACATCTGAATAAGTTCTATAAGCGTTTTTACGAGTTAAATTTAGAGgacataataattttttaaatcggataaaaacgagattttaacaaaaaagaaaaagaataaactCGGAAAATTTGTTTGAGTCGGCGGGTTTAAATTAAGATCGGTCGgtaaagcggaaacaaacctattaTTTGTTAGGCCTtatcagcttaccgctgattggctgctggtgcagactaaattacatgtatgcacggacagaacaacTTATCAGAGATTGAAAAATCCACCGTGTTTCTCGTGACTGccggaatttgggtattttttgaAAGTGTATACTTGTGGCAAAacatacatacagtatacatAGCTCTAAGAAGAAAATTTGGGTTagactatatttacatgtagctaCAGTGCATACGATACTTACGAAAAACTTGCAATTGACGGCACAAAAAATACTCTAGTTTTGAacaaattaacattatatatcatACCACAATCAGTGCATATAATCCATTTGGAACTTCTTTCTGTTCATAGTTGTCGCTTTAGTTGCCCCAAACTTTCTCCTAATAAACAATCTTTGGCTAATCGACCTCGGAAAGCGGATCAAGAGTTGtcattttatatgtaaacaaactacgCCACTGTATCTAGGACTGATGATGGCGTTTAAAAGAATTTCAGCGACAAGTGAAGAAATGACATTTGCGGTAAAATGTACGAGGATATTTTAGTATTGATTAGATAGACAGAATGTGGTGGGGTAAAAGGAGAATAAACGATTCGGACACTTGCCTAGCGAACATGGCTCAGTTTAAcgaacacatacatgtatgtacgtaCCGGTATACCCTTTTTGCACTTTCCACTTCCGTATCAGGTTCTTTCATACATACGATAGAAAAAATTTAACTTGGTTACATGTATCATCGTTTACTTCGTTTATGGACTATTGATTGCCGATGGAATGGAGTAGAAATCGAAAACTTCATGTCTATTATTTCGATTGGTAAGTAagtaggtaatacatgtacattatacatttattacaatgtacatgaagTAAACGCGGAGTacatacaaattaatttttgtttaacgCCTTTGTCGCAAACCACGGTCAAGATGTACGTGAGTTTTgcatataatttaaataaaagggGAGAGTCGATGTTGGGGAAAAAATGAACTGTTCTGTGAAATCCATAAGCTCTGGAATAGCGTAAGCGTGCATAGATAACTCCGCCTAAGTAAACAAGTATACAAAAAGTTTAAACATGGCTGCAACGAGGACCACAATGAAttaaccgcgatggtgtaaTGCGGCAAGGATTACGTAACTGCGGTTAAATGTGGAatccgcgttgacggtactgtCAACTTTATCGATAGCATCATTATACAATGCTGAATTTTATCGCTTTACAAAAACATAACATATTAACTAAtcaaaaaacatgtatttttctgcCTTGAAAGTAATGCCGCCTTTTTTGAATATCAATCAATTGCGTGACTTAAACAGCTGATTTTAGACTACACGTATTATACAAAAACATGTGGAGGGGCAACGCCTTCCTAGTAATTGCTCTATTGTTTCAAGAGAAAGGGATATAATTACTTCCGTAAAGCATAAATACGAATACGAACATCCAAAGACGAAAATTTCCTGGAACAATGAcgcgtgtttttttttttttggtaaggGCTTTTTTTTGTTCGTGCGAATGTTATCCGAATTAAAACAAGCAATAGTAAGGGCATGAATAAACGTATtgcacttacatgtataattcatgatcatatttcaaaataacaacTGTTCCGCATATATAAAATCGTAACAGGTTTGTTATTAGGCAAACAAAAGCAACCACTTGATTTCCCGCAGACAAGCACAATGAAGTTGGATATATTCTTCCTTCTttcaatattcatatttttcatgaaaaccaCTTCCTCAAACAGACAATGACTGCGACAGTTATTTTACGATACAAAAACGTTCAATGTTAAGTTATCTTAGATTTAGTGTCATTAAAATAAAGAGAGGtcgatatttttgaaaatttaaaatacctACGATTTAACAAATCAATTTCGTAGGACCAAACAATTGCCAGGACTTAAAAAGGTTGGAAATGTTTCGATTAGTTTCAGATACTAAACTGTCATTAGTGTTTGATGTTTGAAAGTTATCATCTTTGATCGGATTCGAAATCTGAGTGGTTAGTGGTAACGTTAGGTCGACATCACAAGGTCTGCTGATGGAGACGGTTTCTGCTCCTGTTACAAACTGAATTGCGTCATTTTACGAAACGTTCGTTTCCCCATGTCGCAAAAACGACGAAGGATCACTTTGATTGACTACCTTTATATTGGACGCCAGGATTCTACGTGTACATTAGGAGATGTGGCGAATATTGGCTTAACGGTATTGACATAAGTAATGGACATTttgtttgaatacattaacCTTTCGTATTTACATCAAAGACATCCTTTGAATGGGATATAGCTTATGTACAGCTGGGTTTacgaaaatctttcaaaatgtgcgtacttacatgtacatgttcaactgatattaatacaaaaaagatataaaaaaaataacacatgtattcttttatttaacaaaagagATTCCACAGAGAATGCAAAACAGATATATAGATATACTACaagatttattgatttaaaaagacAGTTATTTAGGTAAGTTATTATAGAACATCTTCATTTGTATTAGCcataaacaaactaatcagtatgatatgatataaggAAAAACAATCGTTAAACTTGATTTTAAATAGTCTGACCTTgagagtttttaaaaaaatattttttctttatctttgcATTAACACCATGACCACAGTGATCAATTCATAACAAACACCAATTTCATATTTGTTGGTTGCAGTAGTTGTGTTCGTTTGTTCGCGACTTTATAAATCTGAATAAGGCATCATGGATCATATTGTACTCATCctaaagcaaaaaaagaaaacaaaaaaaaaaccatgaaaaccGTGGTTTCTTCAATATCAAAGAATTCTTCAATATCATCAAAGcgtcataaaaaaaacccccataCAAATCGTTATTGTACAAAATTTCAAGTAAACTTTAATGATTGAGATGTTCACTGTTTTGATAAGACCCCTATTATGGATTTCTAGATTAGGCTGGTTCACCTTTTTCCTAGTGATATCATTGATAAGATAAACAATACCagccaaaatttaaaaaaaaaagcctgaACTTCTTTAAGGTTATACATACAGATtccatacatttatttttaaaagaaattaccaGGGAGTCACACAGTTCAGGACGTCGTGTCTGTAGGAGTCTGACAACAGAGAACACGTCTATCTCCTCGTCCATTGTCAGTTGTTGTATCAGGTTATATACAGCACAGTACACGCCACACAAGGCAGCTCCATCTCTAGcaataaaatattcagtttGTGAGTTTTATGCTCTTTTATTTCATATACAAAAAATGCACATGTATGTGTTGTTATCAGATATTAAGATTTGTACCGCCATTTGCctattatatgttttaaaaagaaaaatgaatttgtaattttttttttattatgattaaattttgaaaaaaaatgcaaacgATTGGCTTTGTGGTTACCTGTAAAAAATCattcacattatttttttttctaatgtatGCATCAAAGATCATACCAGCTAATGATGATAATGGGGCGCTCTGATTCTACGTTTCTTGCAAAGAAAACCAAACTAAGGATTTGTGAAACTGTTTGGGAATTGACCTGGGTTAGGTGAAACAATGGCTCCGCCCATTCAATCGAATATGTTTTATTACCGATCTGgcaaaatgatgaaaatttcttttattacaatatatgaatcattttaaaggatttttatcACGTTTTCAAAAAAGTTGAGAATCAAACAAAAATACCTTCTAGTAACACATAAATATTGATATAGCATAAAATAAGCATCACAAACGGCCGCAATTGTCTGTTAAAAGGGTCCTAAATTGGAGCTCTCGCAGTTAAAATTTCCGCTAATGAGATAGGGGTCACGTGGTACTGTGTGACGTCATAAGTGTCAATTCTTGAAAAGCTCATCGTAGTGTTTACATAGATCGAGATAACTTTgacagaaataaaacaaatcccAAAAATGGATGACAGCAATTATGACTTGGAGGATATTCCGTTGGTAATGGACATACGACCTTACATGTTCGAACCTCCAGCAGAGTGTGTAAATCAAGAAAATTCTCCGCAAAGTAGCGAAGAAAGCGAGTCTGACACCGAGGACAACCCAGGTCATCGACGGAACGGAACGATTTGGTAAGTTAATCTTCGTTATTGGtgcttattattattttaaagcaatatgagctgcaattttcatgatgaaattttctttaacgaaaatgttattttctactaaaatgacaaaaatatcatggttttaaactttcttttcgccaaaattttgtgaaaagggccgttaagaagccttaattggagcgaaattgaattattgtcgtcctgtacaaaaattggtttgctatatgttccttagaagatatatctttcctctgacaaaaattaatgatttttttcaaccttatttatcataaaagtttaagttacatgaaGACTTtgcatactagcaggtttttacagcaaaatgaaattctaaaaaatacagctcatattgctttaaaactTACAACAAGAACTCATTATCCGTTATTCCAGCATAAATTTAAATAGTTATAACTTTCATTACACATACTGATACAGTTTTATAGAAGTACTTGCGGGCTCTGTAATCTGGTAATCAGCTGGTAATGGCGCCGTAGGAAGTTACGAAGTCTTTctcgctaaaaaaaaaaagaagcttaCCTGGccttaataaattatatttgccTTAAGAATAACACATTTAATAATAGAgatattcaaataaatgtatatatgtttacaaCTTTACACAGGTGCGAGTGTGGATCATGCGAGGTGATGCCCACTGAAGCAGAGTGCATTTGTTGCTCAGATATACCAGTCATTGACCACATCAGAGACTACTTCGGTATAGAGTGCATCACTCAGCACCAGACATTTATAGACAACTGCTTGAACATTCGAGTTTTAGAGGTCAGCCTTTATGACTATATCCAGTCTGATGGGCCCATTGATGACAATGAACCAATTAATGAGTAAGTATTCTCACACCTGATCATGCTTACGAAAGAGAGAAATATAATTGTGCATTTCATTGAAACCaaactttattcaaaataatgtatattcaGTCAACAGAAAAATCTGTTTGTTTATTGcagttattaaaataaattaagtatatacattttaacaaccaaaaaatacatataccaataacaataaaattctACTATCAGAGTCTACAGATATGTTGCATACAGGAGGTTTGTCTTATGGGTTTGGCAGCGACTAGGCAAGGGGAATCGAAAAATCCTTCCAGCATGTGTAGTTTCCAAGATAAGGGACATCTTCCCGTCGGAGCAGTATACCGGTTTCAAGTATCCACGCCCTATTTAGAACACTCAATGACTGAACCTGGAACGACGCGTAGCTATCAGATCTTCTTTTACAAAGCCCTCAAATCCTAACGTCAGTGCTGGTGGGCAATATCCAAGGGACACGTGAGCGTCATCATTGGACTGAGTGTATGAGGGATGCTGTCTTCGCCGCTCGCATAGATTTATCCGGAGGATATCTACATagtctgtgaaaaaaaaaattgatcatgTAGTTTTAATCACATCAACAATGaaatttgtaaattatcaaACTGTGATGTAGTGCGTTATAAATATGTGTTGAGCGgaataacaaattaattaaaaaaattgtgtttgttCTGTTTTAAACTGACACATACAACATTATAAGTAAAGAATTTATAAGTCAATACGACAGGCAAATAAGAACATACCAAATGTAACTGCTGTTTTGTTGGGCTTTACAACAGCTTGGGTCCCTTTTTCCCCCTTTGGATAGCTGATCTGCCAACGTGCTACCCCATCTTTGGTTGTGGCCTGGTGACGTTGtccattttcattaaaatggaGTGCAGAGACACATAGTCTgtaaataaatggaaaaaaaatttggtaaacTTGTACAGTAACTCTCTAATTCACAAGTgagaatatttaaattaaatattttttttacgaaaaatatTCTCAGATGATTTTTGAACTGATGATCATTGAAACATACCTTGCCATCATAGCTGGGTAGAAAAAGTGGGTGCTTTTTGGTGCAAAGGAATTCACGACGCTATGATACATTTCTAACCCATATGTCTGATGGAGGGGAGACAGCTTGCCTACATCTCTTGTCAAGTATCTGCTCTCCACAACTTCCCTGAAGAGTTTGTGAGCTCTTGATCctgttaatttatatattcagaTGTAA encodes the following:
- the LOC128169389 gene encoding P2X purinoceptor 7-like, encoding MDDSNYDLEDIPLVMDIRPYMFEPPAECVNQENSPQSSEESESDTEDNPGHRRNGTIWCECGSCEVMPTEAECICCSDIPVIDHIRDYFGIECITQHQTFIDNCLNIRVLEVSLYDYIQSDGPIDDNEPINEVYRYVAYRRFVLWVWQRLGKGNRKILPACVVSKIRDIFPSEQYTGFKYPRPI